A stretch of DNA from Oryzomicrobium terrae:
CTGATCGGACTCGGCGAGAATGGCTATCAATTTTTACACTGGCATAAAGGCGTCGCATGTTCGGTAGGCGCATCAAGAAAAATACGGAATGGCTGGCGCTGAATCTTCGTGGTGGAACCGCGGAGGCGATGAGTGTGGTTTACCCCCCGGGCGCACGGCCCAAAGTGGTGCGCGCCGATTTGCTGGAACAACCGGACGGGGATGTGGCCGGCTTGGCGGCCTTGGCCAAGCGGCAAGGCTGGTCCCGCTACCGTTGCACTACCGTCCTCAATCCGGGTGACTATCAATTACTGCAGGCACCGGCGCCGGATGTGGACGAGGCGGAGATCAAGCAGGCGGTGCGTTGGCAGATGGGCGATGCCCTGGAATTCCCGGCGGACAGCGCCACCTTCGACGTGCTGACCATTCCCCAGCCGGGTAACGCCGGCGCCCGGGGGCGCAGCCTGTGGGTGGCCGCCGCGCCCAACGCGGTGGTGCAGCGGGTGATGAACACCTTTGACGGGGCCGGCCTGGAACTGGCCGCCATCGACCTGCCGGAGATGGCGCACCGCAACCTAGCCAACCTGTTCGCCGAGCCCGGCCGGGGAGTGGCCATGCTGCACGTGGGGGAGGAGGGGGCGCTGCTGACCTTCACCTACGACGGCGAGTTGTACGGTGCGCGCCGCATCGACGTCAGCGACGCCCAACTGCGCGACGCCGATGCCGACCGCCGCGCCAGCCTGGTGGAGCGGATCGGCCTGGAGTTGCAGCGCTCCCTGGACAACTTCGAACGGCTGTACACCTTCGTCGGCATCACCCGTCTGCTGCTGGCGCCTTGCGCCGGGGCGGAGACCCTGGCCGACGAGTTGCGCAGCTTTCTTTACATCCCCCTGGAGCTTGCCGACCTGACCCGGGTACTGGATCTCGACGCGGCTCCTGCCCTGGCCGATCCGACCCAGCAGGGGCGCTACTTCGTCACGCTCGGCGCCGCCTTGCGCACCGGGGCCTGATCCTCACCACGGCGACACGCGGACTTCATTCTTCGATGCAGCAGATCAACCTACTCAATCCGGACCTGCGCCCGCGCCGGCAGCGGCTCAACCTGGGGGCCGTCACCCTGGCTCTGCTCCTGGCGACGCTTGGACTGGCCGCCACGGCAGCCTTAACGAGCCGGGACCTGGCCCGGGTGCAACAGCAGGTGCGCGATGCCGAGGCGTTGCAGCAGACGCTGCAAGCCCGGCTCGACCAGCTCCACGCCCTGGCCAAGCGCACTCCGGACCCGCGCCTGGTGGATGAACTGAACCGTACCCAGGACCGCCTCACCGCCACCCAGGAAGTGATGGCCGCGCTGGATTCCGGCGCGGCCGGCGATAGCGCCGGGTTTTCCGTCACCCTGGCCGGCTTGGCCCGCCAGGCCCTCAACGGCGTCTGGCTGACGGGGGTGGTGGCCGCAGGCCCGTCCCTGGATATCCGTGGCCGCCTGGTCAACGCCGAGCTGATGCCCGAGTACTTGCGCCGCCTCAAGGGCGAGTCGGCCTTCGCAGGGCGCCGTT
This window harbors:
- a CDS encoding agglutinin biogenesis protein MshI; translated protein: MVYPPGARPKVVRADLLEQPDGDVAGLAALAKRQGWSRYRCTTVLNPGDYQLLQAPAPDVDEAEIKQAVRWQMGDALEFPADSATFDVLTIPQPGNAGARGRSLWVAAAPNAVVQRVMNTFDGAGLELAAIDLPEMAHRNLANLFAEPGRGVAMLHVGEEGALLTFTYDGELYGARRIDVSDAQLRDADADRRASLVERIGLELQRSLDNFERLYTFVGITRLLLAPCAGAETLADELRSFLYIPLELADLTRVLDLDAAPALADPTQQGRYFVTLGAALRTGA